Below is a genomic region from Castanea sativa cultivar Marrone di Chiusa Pesio chromosome 2, ASM4071231v1.
AGTGTGGCCATTCAGCAAATATAGTATTAGCCACCTGCTTAACTGCTTTAGTTGCAATCCCTCTGCCCCAGTACTTGGAGCCCAAAACATAGCCAAGTTCACCTCTACACCTATCATTGCCTGAATTTTTGGTCACTGAAATGGCACCAATGGGCTGGCCATTAAGGCAAATTGCCCTGAACCATGGGTGAGGAATAACTTTGGCATTGATAAAGTTGATTGCATCTTCTTTGTTAGTGTAAGGTTCCCATGAGCAAAAGCGAGTCACTTTTTCATCTGTAGCCCACACCATGAAATCATCTATGTCAGAAAGCTCCAATGGCCGAAGAGTGATCTCACCTGTGAATTCATTTCCACCTCCTTCCATTGGTGCTTCTTGATGATAATGATTATGTAGCAGGGGTTTGTATGAATTTTGAGCCTAGCTGACAGGACTATGTAAAAAAGCAGGTACAAAGGAAAGAGTAAAGACTCACTTGGAAAGTGTCAAGGGTGTTGGCCTTTTATACAAGAGAATCCACAAGAAGTTGCCTGGAAGCAGAGGTTATTCAAGTCAATCCACTAAACCAATTCTGCATTACTTGGAGTGACGACCAAGTTGTGGTTTGTATTCACTAGAAAGTTAACCTGATGCTGCTTGCTATAATAGCCGTCTTTGTTGACTACTTTCCATAACAAGAAGTTCAGGTGACAACAACGCATATTAATGCATTTCAGAGAAATTACAAATGGTATGTTGTCTATATCCCACTAGTGTGAATCCTCATCGATTAGGTCTAACCCAATTGACAATGAGAGGATTCGCACTTGACCATCTTATGAGACCATTGTCTCGTTGCATCTAGTCTCACATACATGTGATTCACACTCTAGGGGGTTTGCACTTGGAGTGGTGAGCAAGTTGTAGTTTATTTAATtgcaaatacatatataatgcTTCTCATGGCGACCTTATTGACTACTATATCAAAGTCACTTCTTGTTCTTTTCGGGCCATTCACAATCAATGACATGGAGACCGTGAATTTGCATGATGTTATGCTCTTTTcctttgaaaataaataacaacctTCGTGTTTTTCAACAAGACT
It encodes:
- the LOC142623973 gene encoding uncharacterized protein LOC142623973 — translated: MEGGGNEFTGEITLRPLELSDIDDFMVWATDEKVTRFCSWEPYTNKEDAINFINAKVIPHPWFRAICLNGQPIGAISVTKNSGNDRCRGELGYVLGSKYWGRGIATKAVKQVANTIFAEWPHLERLEAIVDVENPGSQRVLEKAGFQREGVLRKYMLLKGRTRDLVMFSLLSSDPKS